atatatgtgtgtgtatatatatatatatatatatatgtatatgtacatatatatatatatatatatatatatatatatatatacacatatatatatatatatttacatatatatatatatatatatatatatatatacacatatatatatatatatatttacatatatatatatacatatatatatatatatatttacatatatatatatatatatatatatatatatatatatatttacatatatatacatatatatatatacatatatatatatacatatatatatatatacatatatatatatacatatatatatatacatatatatataaatttatatatatatatatacatatatatatatatttacatatatatatatatatatatatttacatatatatatatatatatatttacatatatatatatatatatatatttacatatatatatatatatattatacacacacaaacacacacacacacacatatatatatatatatatatatatatatatatatatatatatatatatatatatatattatacacacacacacacatatatatatatatatatatatatatttatatatatacttatttatatatactgtgtatgtatgtatatatatatatatatatatatatatatatatatatatatatttatatatatacttatttatatatactatatatatatatatatatatatatatatatatatatatatatatatatatatatatataatatatatatatatatataatcatgattggcctatgaaaactaaatgttactgaataacttaattttccaaactttccTTGTGTAAACTAcaatgttcttaccagtttcatagttcgattcgtgcaagtagcctacaacctttccacaacaaatcatcataattacttttatatctattactttattgttgcacctgtttaagcatgttgaagaataagggtttaaaagtctgtcaattttacgtgttgatttcttactcaacctctagagttattaggtcctttgaatgGCTAGCTTAGATCCCTATATCTAGTAAcgactaaatttttttttcctacaaattCAACGATTCGTCtggtctattcatatatatatatatatatatatatatatatatatatatatatatatatatatatataaatatatatatatatatatatatatatatatatatatgtgtgtgtgtgtatatatatatatatatatatgtgtgtatatatatatatatatgtgtgtgtgtgtgtgtgtgtgtatgtattcatttatatacacacacgcaaacatacatacctacatacacacacacacacacacacacacatatatatatatatatatatatatatatatatatatatatatatataatgttcttaatgtttacagatgatgtacccaatcttaagacaccaacaacaaaaataacaacaacaacaacaatactactactactactactactactactactactactactactaataataataataataataataataataataataataataataataataataataataataataatagaatatgagATTTACGCGTGAAATTTACTTGAAACGAAAAGGGTTTttttccggcttccgagatttcttggcgaagctgaaccaaaacgtttcggtttctaaagagctgaaataaaatgtaaaatttcttcaatttttttttatttagagaaactctatatcaattTAAATGACTTCATTTCTTCCACAAGAAAATGACGGTAAAATCTATTAGTTAATTTAACTTTCGAtgttaataaatctttcatatttcatctttttttcggTAAAAGCTTTACGAGAATTTCTCCTTGCAAAGGATGGAAAGAGATGAAATTGTCTCCAGTCTTTTCAAGAATTGTTCTTGTCTCCGTTGTGTCTCCAAGAGGATTCCGAATCCAAAAGGGTCTCCGGGAATCGTTTGAAggaaatttaaagtttttaatattagacctgaagaaagaagaagaatctaGTTATCTGACATATAGAttttcaaagcaaataaaaatgaCTAAAGGATTTCTAGGAATGCTGAACCTGCAACAAGAAGGAActaacaagatgtcccagtttaaTACTGGCCATCATCAAGTTAAGAGGACAGTTTGCGGTGTGGTTTTCACAGAACCacaagaggaaggatccttaatgtataggatgacctcttggataaggtctaaggaccccttcaactctgagggcgggatggaggagaaggtggaaggaggacccccagaggaaaaggaacagaaaagagaggaggtggagaaggagaaggaggatgtTCAAAAGACATTGGAGGAACGCATCGGTTTCCTGGAAAAGGAACTGGAAGCAGCGTTTGCAGAGATCAGTCTCAGAAAGGAAGTAGAATCGAAATTCTTAGcagagaatgaagagctgagagcagagaatcaacATCTCTCTAACATCATTGGAAGTCTTCAAATCGATAAGAAAATCGAGATGGAAAATTTGGCAACCAAGAATGACGACCtagaacgaacaaacgaacatttAAAACAGGAACTCTGCAGTCAAAAAGTTGTCCTTGAACAATGTAAAAATTAATTAATGGAAAGAGACAAATCAAATATTGAACTCACTGAGAAATTTGAAAAAGTTCGTCaaaacaaaaggaaactggaaaagttcgttaaaaagaagatggaagtaattgagcagatttcagaacagagACATGAACTGGAAAAGAGCCTCAATGAGGCAAGGATAAATTATCTGATCAGGAATGGCCGCTACAAATCCCATTTACAAGAGTTACAACGTCTCAAGAAAGAACAATTGAATAAATTAAGTGACTTGgagcaaaaaaatattcaattgagggaggaactggaaaaaattaagtctgaaaagGAGAGTATGGCTTCTATCACCAAGGAGAGAGATAGTCACAAGGAACGTGTCTCCCATCTAAGTTCTAGTAAGGAAATGTCAGAGGAGAGGATCGTCCAAttcaccaaagaaaatgttggtctgaaggacgagctgcttgcggcaaatgagatcatcccttcactcaaggaggaacttgaagggggagataagaagaaagaaaacagacctggaatgaggaaagtgagacttaacaAGAAAAGTTTAGAAATCTCGACCGAGATggatgttaaggatggtcagaaggaagatgtccaaaaggatgtcagagacaataaaagtgaggaaaaagtaGTCGAGGCAAAGGACCAGGATgccaacggacgtaaggctgagaaAGGCGCTCTCCGTGACACCAACAACCGCcaggaagagcagaagctccaaaaggaaacttccagggacgaggaggaggaggagaaggaggagaaggagaaggaaaggGAAGAAAAGATTACAAAGAGAACTACTCGAAAACCTATCGTATTTGACCTGTAACCCGAGAACCCCAAAAGGGTCATCTCCTCATCcgacagtagtcacatcaccttccaaggtgaaaaggttagagccACCACCACAAGGGACTATGGCCTCAACGGGTACGTGACTGTCGACTTGAATGTCCCGAGGAAGTTCCACAGACCCATATATGcagtggaaggaaggacgctgatggaaatcacccggcagagtggagtcagcttaatagatatgccacgaaggcacgaatatagtaatttaatcaacatcagtagtaccattaccattaagcaggttcaattagcagctgatcatatcgaatggcttctgaggAGTCTCACTGGTACTTAAATACTTCGATCACCAAatggatacaaaaataaaaaaaaaaaaaaaaagaattataaaaataaacaaaaaaaaactaaaaaatgaaaacccaaaaaaagaaaaagaaattaaccccccccccccaaaaaaaaaaaaagtttaatttcagttaattttgtgagggaaaggagattcagccgagttttgccaggaccaaaccttcagataattgtgcttaatccaatcaggacaagttcgaaataccacatccacaggaaggag
This genomic stretch from Palaemon carinicauda isolate YSFRI2023 chromosome 12, ASM3689809v2, whole genome shotgun sequence harbors:
- the LOC137651088 gene encoding M protein, serotype 2.1-like produces the protein MERDKSNIELTEKFEKVRQNKRKLEKFVKKKMEVIEQISEQRHELEKSLNEARINYLIRNGRYKSHLQELQRLKKEQLNKLSDLEQKNIQLREELEKIKSEKESMASITKERDSHKERVSHLSSSKEMSEERIVQFTKENVGLKDELLAANEIIPSLKEELEGGDKKKENRPGMRKVRLNKKSLEISTEMDVKDGQKEDVQKDVRDNKSEEKVVEAKDQDANGRKAEKGALRDTNNRQEEQKLQKETSRDEEEEEKEEKEKEREEKITKRTTRKPIVFDL